The following proteins are encoded in a genomic region of Xenopus laevis strain J_2021 chromosome 3L, Xenopus_laevis_v10.1, whole genome shotgun sequence:
- the LOC121401243 gene encoding paraneoplastic antigen Ma1 homolog, producing MNPETAAKWCKQHNAQPEHCLVFMLPDTEWTEIQIRQVAESLPVVGRGFILDSIMDTAEHKTLALLEWRNPLVHEQIPPSVSGPGENVVHVIFPKRGTTSLVEGIPVETVPPSTTEVEFSLPSNAIGPEVLNALGSLVEKCLKPTQPFTGFGYRKLRFFSGKQPTPQGEEDFESWMDQASQAIEEWDIPEPQKKQRIAESLKGLAADTIRNLKMSKYDCTSKDYLEVLHDVFGRTEKASDLLYQFEHTYQEVGEKLSDYINRLDKILHQIILKKGVDPKVADQVRIGQILQGAQALDPIMWKLRMRGRRETLTYSQLVKEVREEEALLEAKSQTSTQVASRSKPELATVHTTQTGGMVPNVVSTEVSQLQAQVSTLTEAITQVTRSVAELQKIVVVLAEGKDTPAKAPTMRPKGESAKPRSIAISGFCFRCGETGHIKRQCPNAENLRKVNELLLASAMQENFRGPQ from the coding sequence ATGAACCCAGAAACCGCTGCAAAGTGGTGTAAACAGCACAATGCTCAGCCAGAACACTGCTTAGTTTTCATGTTGCCAGACACTGAATGGACTGAAATACAAATACGTCAAGTAGCTGAGTCCTTACCAGTGGTTGGCCGTGGATTCATATTAGACAGCATCATGGATACTGCTGAACACAAGACTCTAGCTTTATTAGAATGGAGAAATCCCTTGGTGCATGAACAAATACCTCCGAGTGTGTCAGGTCCAGGAGAGAATGTAGTCCATGTGATATTCCCTAAAAGGGGCACTACTTCACTAGTAGAAGGAATACCTGTGGAAACAGTACCGCCTTCTACAACAGAGGTTGAATTTTCACTACCCAGTAATGCCATAGGACCAGAAGTTCTGAATGCTTTGGGGAGTCTTGTAGAAAAATGCCTAAAGCCTACACAGCCATTTACTGGATTTGGGTACCGCAAGTTACGTTTCTTTTCCGGCAAGCAACCCACCCCTCAGGGAGAGGAAGACTTTGAATCCTGGATGGATCAGGCTTCACAGGCCATAGAAGAATGGGACATTCcggaaccccaaaaaaaacaaagaattgctGAAAGTTTAAAAGGATTAGCTGCTGACACCATACGCAACTTAAAGATGAGCAAGTATGATTGTACATCTAAAGACTATTTAGAAGTGCTGCATGATGTGTTCGGGAGAACAGAGAAGGCTTCTGACCTTCTGTACCAGTTTGAGCATACATACCAAGAGGTTGGTGAAAAGCTATCTGATTATATTAATCGCTTAGACAAAATACTCCACCAGATCATCCTAAAGAAGGGAGTGGACCCAAAAGTAGCAGATCAGGTGCGGATTGGTCAGATTTTGCAAGGAGCTCAAGCTCTGGATCCCATTATGTGGAAACTGAGGATGAGAGGCAGAAGAGAAACTCTCACCTATTCACAGTTGGTCAAAGAAGTGAGGGAAGAGGAAGCACTGCTGGAAGCCAAATCTCAGACTTCAACTCAAGTTGCAAGCAGAAGTAAGCCGGAGCTTGCTACAGTACATACCACCCAAACAGGAGGCATGGTCCCAAATGTTGTGAGTACTGAGGTGTCACAGCTACAAGCACAAGTGTCTACACTAACAGAAGCAATAACCCAAGTTACCAGATCCGTTGCAGAGTTGCAGAAGATTGTGGTAGTTTTAGCGGAAGGGAAGGATACCCCTGCAAAAGCACCTACAATGAGACCTAAGGGAGAATCTGCAAAGCCCAGATCCATAGCTATTTCTGGATTTTGTTTCCGCTGTGGAGAAACAGGGCATATAAAGCGACAATGTCCTAATGCTGAAAACTTGCGAAAAGTAAATGAACTGCTATTGGCAAGTGCGATGCAGGAAAACTTCAGAGGGCCTCAGTGA